In Vibrio quintilis, the DNA window ATCCAGTAATCCACCCCGACCCCGGGACTGGCATCAATGCCGGAAAGCGGCGGGTACGCAAGCCATCCGGTCCGGCCGAATTCACCGACACCCAGCGACAGGTTGGTCAGGATCACCCCAACGATAAATAACCAGAAACTCAGGTTATTCAGATAAGGGAATGCAACATCGCGCGCGCCGATTTGAAGCGGAATGATGATATTCATCAAACCGATCACCAGCGGCATCGCCACGAAGAAAATCATGATCACACCATGCGCCGTGAATATCTGGTCATAGTGATGAGGTGGTAAATATCCGGCTTCTCCGGCAGCAGACAGAGCCTGCTGACTCCGCATCATCACCGCATCGGCAAAACCACGCAGAAGCATGATCATGGCGACAGCGATATACATAAAGCCCAGTTTTTTATGATCTACCGACGTAAACCATTCATTCCATAAGTATTGCCATTTCCCCAGGCGGGTCACCCATGCGACAACAGCCAAACCAACGAGTGCGATCACGGACAGAGTGATCATAATGATCGGCTCATGATATGGAATAGATTCCAGTGTTAATCTTCCAAACATAATTATTCCCCGTGAGCAGCCATATGATGGCCTGCTTCTTCATCTGAATGATTCATCTCATGTTTCATCGGCTGGTTTGACTGATGATCATGACCATGATGATTCGGTTTATCATCCCCTTCCGTGCCCTTATTCATCATGTCTGACATCATTCCGCCAGGATACTGCATGACGATTGAATGGAATAAGTCATCCGGAACGTGAGAATAATACGTCACAGGGACATCAATACTTGGTTTCGCCAACTCACGGTAATCCGCAAAATCTTTGATCACTTCTGGTGCTGATTTGAGATTCTCAATCCATGCATCAAAACTTTGCTGATCAGGCATCGCTGTTGCCGTGAACTTCATATGCGAGAATCCGTCACCACTGAAACTGGCAGCAAAACCCCGATAATCACCGGCTTCGTTCGCGACTAAGTGGAGACGCGTGACCATGCCGGGCATGGCATAAAGCTGGCTTCCCAGGCGGGGGATGAAAAAGGAGTTCATGATATTGTCAGAGGTAATGACAAATTTCACCGGGACATCTTTTGGAAATGCCACATAGTTAATTGTCGCTACATCCTGATCCGGATAAATGAACAACCACTTCCAGTCAAGTGACACAACTTCAATCGTTAAAGTTTCGTTTTCACTGA includes these proteins:
- the cyoA gene encoding ubiquinol oxidase subunit II produces the protein MEASRYKSIIQGTGLLLVTLMLSGCKFALLDPKGEVGVQVKELIITALLLMLIVVIPVILMTIYFAYKYRAGNTDEEYAPEWSHSTKIELVVWIIPIIIIAVLATITWRSTHHLEPSNPLVSENETLTIEVVSLDWKWLFIYPDQDVATINYVAFPKDVPVKFVITSDNIMNSFFIPRLGSQLYAMPGMVTRLHLVANEAGDYRGFAASFSGDGFSHMKFTATAMPDQQSFDAWIENLKSAPEVIKDFADYRELAKPSIDVPVTYYSHVPDDLFHSIVMQYPGGMMSDMMNKGTEGDDKPNHHGHDHQSNQPMKHEMNHSDEEAGHHMAAHGE